One Alkalinema sp. FACHB-956 genomic window, TGAATCAAGAATCGGAGGAAATCATTCTAGAAGAGGTCTGGCAAGGACTCCAAGCCATTAGCCAGAGCCAAGCCTTGACCGATCGGCAGCAACTGGATCAGCAACACCTGAATCAGCAACAGATAAATCAGCAACAGATAGATCAGCAACAACTATCGCCCAGTGCGCTGCAATCCTTACAGACTGTAGCGCAGCCGATCCAGCAGCCTGCTGATACAGAACCGCTACTAGAACTCTCTCCAGCGGAAATCTTAGAAGAGCAGCCCATCTCGGTGAGTCCGAAGAAACGCCAGAGACGGGCGGTGTTAATGGAAGATGAGGGTTAGGCTGTCAGGGAATTATGACTGCCATTCCGTGTGGAAGACCCCTGCTTTGTCGATCCGTTCGTAGGTGTGCGCCCCGAAGTAATCGCGCTGGGCTTGGGTCAGGTTTTGCGGTAGGCGATCGCGGCGGTAGCTGTCGAAGTAATCCAACGATGCACTGAAGGCCGGAACTGCGATCCCAGACTTGGCCGCTTCGATAATCACATCCCGCCAAGCGGACTGGCGATCGAGGATGCTTTGCTTGAACTCCGGAGCCAGCAACAGGTTGGCCAGATTGGGATCCTCACTAAAGGCCGCCCGGATCTTGTCTAGGAATCCCGCCCGAATGATGCATCCTCCTTTCCAAATTCGTGCACATTCGCTCAGATTCAAATTGAAGTTGTAGGCCGTGGACGCCGCGCTGAGCAACGCCATGCCCTGGGCGTAGGAACACATCTTGGAGCAGTAAAGCGCGTCCCGGACCTTATCCACAAAGGCCGCTTGATCTCCGGTAAAGCTCGCGATCGGGCCCGAGAGAATTTGCGCTGCGCTGACCCGTTCCTGCTTGATGGAAGAGAGGATCCGCGCATTCACCGCTGCGGTAATCGTCGGGATCGCCACCCCTAGTTCCAGGGCATTATTCACCGTCCAGCGTCCGGTGCCCTTTTGCCCTGCGGCATCCAGGATCACTTCCACGAGCGGCTTGCCGGATCCGTTGTCCGACTTGCGGAAAATATCAGCGGTGATCTCGATGAGATAGGAATTTAATTCATCGGTGGCATTCCAGGCAGAAAAGACCTCGTGTAGCTGCTCCCCGTTTAAGCCGGCCACGTTTTTCAGCAGGTCGTAGGCTTCAGCGATCAACTGCATATCGCCGTACTCGATGCCGTTGTGCACCATCTTGACGTAGTGGCCCGCACCGCCGGGGCCAATGTAGGTGACGCAGGGGCCATCGTCTACCTGGGCCGCAATTTTGGTCAGAATCGGTTCTAGGTATTGGTAGGCACTCTTCGTTCCCCCCGGCATCAAGCTCGGCCCATTCAGTGCCCCTTCTTCGCCGCCGCTGACGCCCATGCCAATAAAGGTGAACTTGGCCGATTCCAAGTCCTTGGCTCGCCGCTCGGTGTCCGTAAACAGCGAATTTCCTCCGTCAATTAAAATATCGCCTTCATCCAGCAGCGGCTTGAGTTGTTCAATCACTGCATCCACGGGTGCACCCGCCTTCACCATAATCAAGATCTTGCGGGGGCGCTCCAGCAAACCCACAAATTCTTCCAGGGTGTATCCCGCTTTCACATTCTTGCCCACGGCCCTTGTGGCCATGAATTCGTCGGTTTTTTCCCGACTGCGGTTGTAGACTGCGATCGGAAATCCGTTGCGCTCAACATTCAGCGCCAAGTTTTCGCCCATCACAGCGAGTCCAATTACTCCAAAGCTCTGAGTCATAAGTTTTGTTTCACTCTATAAACGTTGGGTACGATCGCAATTTAATTTCAGGGTAACGTGCCCTTTATGGGACAACGCTGAAGAGAGGATTAAATCTGATCGAGAGAGAAGGTCTATCGGGCGGTTTGGGAACCCTATTTTTCGGAAACCTCTACTGTGCCCCAGAGTCTTTCCTTCGACATCCTTTAAGAAATGACCGTTTTAGGAGCAGCGATATGCTGACATATCTTTTAGCATTGGCAGTGGGTCTTAGCAGTCTTGGGCTATACGGTGCATCTTTTGTTGTACCCGCGATCGCCCGCAAAAATGACATGATTTGGAGCGGGGTAGGGCTGTTCTACGCCCTGGTGCTCTGGGTCTGTGCGGGGCGAATTACAGGGGGCGTCTTGCTGGGCCAAATCGCCAGCGTCGCGCTGATCGGTTGGTTGGGCTGGCAGGCCATGCAGGCTCGCTGGGAGGATGTACCGGAAGATCAACGGGCTAGTGCTGAAAAAGTGTCACAAATTCGCGATCGTATTCAGGGCTTAGTGGATCCTGAGAGCTTAAATAAACTGAAGGATCAAGCTCAAGGGGCTTTCAGTAAAGTCCAAGAAAAGGTTCAGGAAGTTGCCAGCAAGGTGGACAGCGATAAAACGGATACCTCCAGCGAGGCTTCTACTGAGGCTTCTACTACGGTTGTAGAAAAACCTCTAACCCGAGAAGATTTTGCTAAGCCGCCGATCGTTCAAGACGCTTCCAATGGGCCGTCCAATCGCGAGGGAAAAGCTAGTTCATTTGGATCCATGCTGGACAAGGCAAAATCCTTTGCGGGAGGACTCAGCACACCGAAGAACAAGGAAACCTACGTGCGGAAGGATTTCCAGGAGAAGGAGCCTCCAGTAACCGATGTGGATGATGACTTCGATTTTGGTGAGGTGTCGGAGAAAGCGAGTGAAGTCAGCGAAGCCATCGCGGACAGCCTCAAAGACACTGGGGCAACCCTGCAAGCAAAAGCCAGCGACACTGCCGAAGCCGTCCAAGAGGTCGTGACGGAAAAAGTGGAGCAGGGGGCAACCACCGTTGAGGCGATCGTGGAAACTGTGGTGGAGCAAGTAGATACCGCAGTTGAGGGGATAGCGGACGTTGTGGAAGAAACGAGCGAGGCCGTACAAGACAGCGAGGCCGTACAAGACAAAGTACAGGACAAACTGGAGGATGTTGCGGAAGCGGCTCAAGACGTCGTGGCTGAGGTGGTGGAAGAACAACCTAACCTGAAACGTCCTAAACCTCGATCCCAGGATGAAGCGTAATCTGCCACTGTAGCGTGAAGGCTCACAACGGATCCTTTGTCTGTGAGGGCTAATCGGTTTAGCGAATTCCATTGACCAAACAGGAGGGCCGATCGAACCAAGATTCGATCGGCCCTCCTAGTTTCACGGCCTATGATTTCACAGCTGACTCCCTTCCTGCCGTCTTGCGACCGGATTGACGCGGTGCAGCCAGTAGAACAAGTAGGACAGTTAGTAGGACGCAGGACTGACTACCAGGACTAATTAGCAGGGCACTCGTTGGCTCGCAGTCCATCAAAAATTGTGGTGACACGATCGACGGCGGCTACAAAGCCTGAGCGATCCATGGCATGCCACGCTTGATCCATCTCTTCGACTGCATCATAGAGCGCCTGGTTACCTTCAATCTTAGCGGCATCAGACAATGCATCCACGACCGATCGCAGGGCTTTATCTTCCGGGCTGTCTTGTTTGATTTCCACGCCGGATTCCATGGCATCGGACAGTTCGTCTAAACTATTAGCCATTTCTACTAGATCATCACAGGCAAATTTTTCGGCTCTGGCTGGACTTGCCAAGGGCACCAGCAGAGAACCCACCATCAACCCAGCGATAACCAATCTCGGCAAAACACGCATCGTCATAGAATTCCTTAAAGTGCATTTTGAGGGATCTAAGCGAAGATGATCCCTACGGTTCTAAGGTGGTTATAGGCCAGGGTAAATTGGCTCGTCACCCGTAGAACTGCTGTTTATTTTGTTGCGATCGTAAAAGCTGAGGTGATGAATAACTGTCCGATCAATAACTGTCAACTGTGGCTACTCAATATCATGGTCACTGATAATGATGACTGAGGCAATGATGACTGAGGCAACTTTTGTGCAGTCTGTACGATCAAACGAGATTCTCTGTGCAAAAAGTCACCTTCTACACTGTGTATAACTGGAGGGATCCCATGGTCGCAGCAAGAGAGAACGATCGGTACTTTACGCCGGAAGAGTATTTCGCCTGGGAAGCGCAGCAGTTAGAGCGGCACGAGCTCATTGATGGTCGCGTTTATGCGATGGCGGGTGGAACTCAAAATCATAGTGCGATTAAGTTGAATATCGTTACTTTAGTGAAATCCCATTTGCGAGGTAGTCAGTGCAATGTTTTTAATTCAGATTTAAAGGTTAATATTCTCAATACGCCTAACTATACTTATCCTGATCTCAGTGTGACTTGTGACGATCGTGATCGGGAGAATGCCTTTTATATTACTTATCCCTGTTTAATTGTGGAGGTTTTGTCGAGTAGTACTGAAGCGTACGATCGAGGTAAGAAGTTTGAGAAGTATCGCCGCAACCCAAATTTAGTAGATTATGTTTTAGTGAGTTCCGAAGAAATCGCGATCGATATTTACCATAAGAATGAGGCAGGTGATTGGCTGATTTTAAGCTATCGATCGGGTGATCTCGTAGAGCTGAAAAGCATTGGTTTAAGTTTACCGATCGAGCAATTTTATGAGGAAATTGTGTTTGATATTCAGCATGGAGAAGCAATGTCTTAATAGATAGGCATCATAGATTTGTTGGGCAGTCTTTTTAGTTTTCAACTATGCTTCTTCCAGCTTTCTAAAATGTTATTTTTTATGTTTGTAGATCTTACATTGTGTGAGCCATGAGTGATCTCTATTCCCAGTTCCAGGTGTTGCAACTCCAGCGGGTGAGTGATGGCGCAATCGTACCTGTATTAGATGTGTCTGCATTAGCATCCACTCCTTCACGAGTGTTGGTACTAGTGTGGCCGCAATTGGGAGACTTTGATAGTGTGGAATATGCCAGTTGGCTAAAGCGGGAACGGGAACTTTTGGAGGCTCGAAAGATTGTCGTTCGCGCGATCGCGATTGGCGATCGTGAAGGAGGCCAGCGCTTTTGCAATTACACCAATTTTCCATCTGAAAATTTGTTTCTCGATCCCATCGCCTCCATTCATCAAGACTTGGGACTTTATCCGGGGCTAACATTGAAACTTCCAGGGGTGTCTCCGGCGGGGAATGCTTGGGTCAATTTCTTACTCATGTGTGCAGGCATTGGCAGTCCAGGGACGTTGCGGGAGGTGTTTCGTGGGTATTTAGGCGATCGATCGGCTCCCCAGTTGATTGCGGATGATGAGGTGATTCATGCTAAACCGTTGCCGCCAATTCAGGGACGCTTTTTCCAAAGGGCGGGGGGCAGTGGGTTTCAGCGGCCCTTTGAACTGGCGACGGTGCGGCTAAAAAATATGGTGGAAGTGCTGGGTCATTGGCAGACCTATGTGCCCGATGTGCAATGGATTACCCAACGGGGAGGCACTTTTTTATTTGACAGCGAGGGGACGTTGATTTATGAACACCGCGATCGGGGTATTCTCGGCTTTGCAAAGAATATGAGCCAGCCATTGTCGTTCTTAGAGTCTTTAGAGCTTTCCTGAAGTCTAATCGATCGATTCAGGATCTTGCATTCCACTCAGCATTTCATAGAGCGTTAAAACTGATAGAAAGTCCAAGTTTCCTTTACCTTGGGCTTGTAATGCGTTCATCAATTCTGTGACTTGTGCGCTTCCTAAGAGGGCTAGCTGTTCTTCCCGTGCAGTTTGCAGAACTAAATTCATGTCCTTACGAAACAAATCTAACTTAAAGCCAGGGTTGAAATTCCGATCGAGCATTTTTTGGCCGTGGACTTCCAGGACTCGACTTTGGGCAAACCCACCCAGCAGGGCTTCCCGGACTTTGGCGGGGTCAACGCCGGATTTTTGCGCGAGGGTGAATGCTTCGGCCACAGCCTGAACGGTAAGGGCTACGACGATTTGGTTACAAGCCTTGGTGACTTGTCCCGCGCCCGCATCGCCAATCCGCACGATGTTTTTACCCAGAACTTGCAGAATCGGTAAAGCCCGATCGAAGGCAGTTTGCTCCCCCCCGACCATGATCGATAAGGTGCCCTGCTGTGCGCCAATATCTCCGCCGGAAACCGGTGCATCCAATGCGCTGACTCCCTTCGCTTGTAAGGCCGTGTAGAGCTTGCGGGAGGTGGCTGCCGCGATCGTGGACATGTCGATGTAGAGCATGCCCGATCGCACACCGTGAATGACACCCCGATCTCCCAGGACGATCGCTTCCACATCCGGCGAATCGGGGACGCAGGTAATGACGACATCCACCTGTTCTGCTAGGTGTTGGGGCGATGTTGCAGCGATCGCGCCTTCGGTGACCAATTCCGCGATCGGCTCTGGGCTGCGATTGTACACCGTGACTGTGTAACCTGCCTTCAGCAAGTTGCGCGTCATCGGTTTACCCATAATGCCTAAGCCAATAAAGCCAATCCGTTCCATAACTTTTGCAGTTGTAGACTTACAGTTGCG contains:
- a CDS encoding Uma2 family endonuclease, coding for MVAARENDRYFTPEEYFAWEAQQLERHELIDGRVYAMAGGTQNHSAIKLNIVTLVKSHLRGSQCNVFNSDLKVNILNTPNYTYPDLSVTCDDRDRENAFYITYPCLIVEVLSSSTEAYDRGKKFEKYRRNPNLVDYVLVSSEEIAIDIYHKNEAGDWLILSYRSGDLVELKSIGLSLPIEQFYEEIVFDIQHGEAMS
- a CDS encoding peroxiredoxin-like family protein → MSDLYSQFQVLQLQRVSDGAIVPVLDVSALASTPSRVLVLVWPQLGDFDSVEYASWLKRERELLEARKIVVRAIAIGDREGGQRFCNYTNFPSENLFLDPIASIHQDLGLYPGLTLKLPGVSPAGNAWVNFLLMCAGIGSPGTLREVFRGYLGDRSAPQLIADDEVIHAKPLPPIQGRFFQRAGGSGFQRPFELATVRLKNMVEVLGHWQTYVPDVQWITQRGGTFLFDSEGTLIYEHRDRGILGFAKNMSQPLSFLESLELS
- a CDS encoding 2-hydroxy-3-oxopropionate reductase; this encodes MERIGFIGLGIMGKPMTRNLLKAGYTVTVYNRSPEPIAELVTEGAIAATSPQHLAEQVDVVITCVPDSPDVEAIVLGDRGVIHGVRSGMLYIDMSTIAAATSRKLYTALQAKGVSALDAPVSGGDIGAQQGTLSIMVGGEQTAFDRALPILQVLGKNIVRIGDAGAGQVTKACNQIVVALTVQAVAEAFTLAQKSGVDPAKVREALLGGFAQSRVLEVHGQKMLDRNFNPGFKLDLFRKDMNLVLQTAREEQLALLGSAQVTELMNALQAQGKGNLDFLSVLTLYEMLSGMQDPESID
- a CDS encoding Ycf66 family protein, whose protein sequence is MLTYLLALAVGLSSLGLYGASFVVPAIARKNDMIWSGVGLFYALVLWVCAGRITGGVLLGQIASVALIGWLGWQAMQARWEDVPEDQRASAEKVSQIRDRIQGLVDPESLNKLKDQAQGAFSKVQEKVQEVASKVDSDKTDTSSEASTEASTTVVEKPLTREDFAKPPIVQDASNGPSNREGKASSFGSMLDKAKSFAGGLSTPKNKETYVRKDFQEKEPPVTDVDDDFDFGEVSEKASEVSEAIADSLKDTGATLQAKASDTAEAVQEVVTEKVEQGATTVEAIVETVVEQVDTAVEGIADVVEETSEAVQDSEAVQDKVQDKLEDVAEAAQDVVAEVVEEQPNLKRPKPRSQDEA
- the gndA gene encoding NADP-dependent phosphogluconate dehydrogenase; this translates as MTQSFGVIGLAVMGENLALNVERNGFPIAVYNRSREKTDEFMATRAVGKNVKAGYTLEEFVGLLERPRKILIMVKAGAPVDAVIEQLKPLLDEGDILIDGGNSLFTDTERRAKDLESAKFTFIGMGVSGGEEGALNGPSLMPGGTKSAYQYLEPILTKIAAQVDDGPCVTYIGPGGAGHYVKMVHNGIEYGDMQLIAEAYDLLKNVAGLNGEQLHEVFSAWNATDELNSYLIEITADIFRKSDNGSGKPLVEVILDAAGQKGTGRWTVNNALELGVAIPTITAAVNARILSSIKQERVSAAQILSGPIASFTGDQAAFVDKVRDALYCSKMCSYAQGMALLSAASTAYNFNLNLSECARIWKGGCIIRAGFLDKIRAAFSEDPNLANLLLAPEFKQSILDRQSAWRDVIIEAAKSGIAVPAFSASLDYFDSYRRDRLPQNLTQAQRDYFGAHTYERIDKAGVFHTEWQS